The genomic window GGGCATAGCCCCTCAGCCTGCTCAAGCGCGGGCGATTCGCGATACTCGCCACCCAGCTATGTTGCTGGGTCGCAGCATCCGCGTTTATGTCGTACAGCGTAGTTTGGTTCAAAAAAGATCTCCGACTGCATGACCACGCTGCTTTGCAGCAGGCCCTGGCGACTGGCCCGGTCTTATGCGTCTTCTGCGTAGAGCCCCATCTGTGGCGCCAAGCGGATGCCTCAACCCAGCATTACCGGTTTGTGATCGAGTGTTTGCGCGATCTCTGGTCCGAACTTCGATCGGTGGGCCTGAAACTCCATGTGGTGACCGCAGATGCGCCAGATTTTCTGGCGCGACTTTTCGCGGCGTCGCCTTTCATAAGACTTTACTCCCACCAAGAAACAGGCAACGGCGCGAGTTTCCAGCGGGATATCGCCGTCGCTCGTTGGTGCCGCGCAAATGGAGTGGCGTGGCACGAGGTACCACAGTTCGGAGTTCAACGCGGTAGCGCCAACCGCGACGCTTGGAGTCGCCACTGGCATGGCCATATGAGCCTGCCGCAGTCGACTTTGCCCACTGCATCTGCGCACGCCACTGTGCCACTACCGTGGGTAGAGCCACCTCCGCCAGATGCTCTCACCCTGAACTTGCAGCAACCCGATAAGCCCCGTCGTCAAGCGGGCGGCCGTGCCATCGGGCTGCAGGTGCTGCGTAGTTTCATTGCGGACAGGAGCCGGCAATACCGCGGTGGAATCTCTTCGCCGCTCAGGGCTGTGGATGCTTGCTCCCGCTTGTCGCCCTACCTGACTTGGGGTTGCCTCAGTGTGCGCGAGGTGTGGCAAGCGGTGCAGTACCGCCGCGCCAGTGAAGCGCCACCAGCGCCCAAGCACCTTGCGGGGCTGAATGCGTTTGGCAGCCGTCTGCATTGGCATTGCCACTTCATTCAAAAGCTCGAGTCTGAGCCCGGCATCGAGTTTCACAACATGCACCGTGGGTACGACGGGCTGCGCGAGAGTGAACACAAGCCCGAGCATTTTGCGGCGCTTGTCTCCGGGCGCACTGGCTGGCCATTGGTGGATGCCTGTGTTGCGATGCTTCGCGAGACCGGCTGGGTCAATTTCCGGATGCGCGCGATGCTGGTGTCCGTCGCAGCGTATCCGCTGTGGTTGCATTGGCGTCCGGTGGGCGAGTGGTTGGCTACCGAGTTTTTGGACTACGAGCCGGGTATCCACTGGAGCCAAATGCAAATGCAGTCGGGCACCACGGGGATCAACACTGCGCGCATCTACAACCCAATTAAACAAGCACGCGACCAGGATCCTGAAGGCCGTTTCGTCCGTGAGTGGTTGCCGGCGATGCGCAAGGTGCCCGACACCTGGTTGTTTGAGCCCTGGCGGATGCCTGCGGAGATGCAACTGCGTTGCGGGCTCCGTGTGGGCGGTCCGGATGCGGACATTCCGACCCCATTGGTCGACTTGGAGCGCGCTACCCGGTTGGCAAAAATCCGCTTGTTTGCGCTGCGTGCGCAGCCGGAGGTTAAAGCTGCAAAAGCCGCCATTGTTCGACAGCACGGATCGAGGACGTTTGTTCGCAAACGGGCAGGAAAAGCGCCGCCGGTTGCGGTCCCTGCTCAATTGGAGTTGCTATGAAAATGCGAAAGAAAAGTGATCTGCCATCCAAGCAGTGTGCGACCTGTGGCCTGCCGTTTCAATGGAGAAAAAAATGGGAAAAGGTCTGGGCGGAAGTGAAGTACTGCTCTGAGCGCTGCAAGCGCGGCGGGCGGTGAGCACGGTGCAGCATATGACTCCTTCTGTGCCTCTTGTTTATTGGTTTCGCAGCGATTTGCGGCTGCGCGATAACCCTGCATGGGTCCAAGCCTGTGCCTTGAATCAGCAGCTGTTGGCTGTCGTGTTCGAGCCGCACATAGCCTCGACGGAGCAACGTTGGGGTTGCTTGCAACCTGGGGCCCACCGGCTCGCGTGGTGGCACGCCAATGTGCGGGCTTTGCAGCTGGAGCTTGCGCAGCACGGCGTAACGCTGTTGGTGTTGCGGGGCAAGGCTGTCGAGGTTTTACAAACTGTCGCCAACAAGGTCGGGGCAGTGGCCATCCACTGCGAAGAGATTGCCGCGCCCTATGAGCGCGCAGAGGTGCAAGCGTTACAACACGCCGGCTTTGAAGTACACCCCCATTGGGGTAGTACCTTGTTTGAAGAGCAGCAACTCCCTTTTGCCGTGGACGAGTTGCCTGCTGTTTTCAGCCAATTCCGCAATTTGGTGGAGCGTGCCCGCACGCCGGTGCCTGTGCCTGTGCCTTTGGCAGCCCCGCAGCATGTCCATGGTTTCTCCATAGCTTCAGAAACAGCGGCGTCATTTGCGCCATGGGCTGCAAGACCCCCTGCGGAGCAGCTCTGTATGGACGCCCGTTCTGCATTTATTTGGGGCGGGGAGACTGGCTCAGCCGTACGAGCCGGGAATGCGGGTGCGCACGCCTATCTCGATGCGTATTTTTCCTCAGATCGGGTGGCGCAATACAAGGCCACACGCAATGGCTTGATCGGGATGGCGTACTCCAGCAAGTGGTCTCCCTGGCTGGCTGTAGGCGCGGTGTCGGCTCGAGAGATTTGGGAGGCTTTGCGAACCTATGAGCAGCGCCAAGGCGCAAACGACGGCAGCTATTGGCTCTGGTTTGAGTTGCTATGGCGTGAGTATTTCCGGTGGTTGCACAAGCAGTACGGCGACGCGCTGTACCGACGCCGCGGCTTGTCGGAAATAGCCCGGCCGGTGGTCGCTACCAAGCATCAGCGCACTTTTGCGCATTGGACCCAAGGCCGCACCGGCTGCGAACTGGTCGATGCTGGAATGCGGGAATTGGCAGAGAGCGGCTATAGCTCCAACCGGATGCGTCAGATTCTGGCGAGCTATTGGATTTACGACCTTAGCGGAGACTGGCGTGCCGGCGCAGCCTGGTTCGAGGCGAACCTGTTGGACTATGACGTGTACTCCAACCAAGGGAATTGGCTCTACATCGCTGGCTTGGGTACCGACCCTCGAGGCGGGCGCAGGTTCAATGTGGCCAAGCAGACTGCAGACCATGACGCTGACGGGCAGTACCGGAATTTATGGAGTGCCTCGCCATGATGCAAAACACTGAAGTGACACATACCGTCCGGCTGATTTTGGGCGACCAGCTCAACCCCTTGCACAGTTGGTTTTCTGACACCGACCCCCAAACCCTCTATCTGATGATGGAGATGCGCCAAGAGACCGACTATGTGCGCCACCATGCGCAAAAGGTGATTGCTATTTTTGCGGCCATGCGGGCGTTCGCAACTGCATTGCGGGAGCGCGGTCACCGTGTGCACTACCTTCAGATTAATGAGGCCGACAGTCAGTTGCCAATGGTAGAGAGTCTCGATGCCGTAATGGCCCGCACAGGCGCATCTGTGCTCGAGTACCAGGAGCCGGATGAGTGGCGATTAGATGCTCTGCTCAAGGAGCACTTGGCGCAAGCCGAGGCGTCGGGCAGCTATTCCGGGCGCATGGTCGGCAGCGAGCATTTTTATACCGAGCGTCATCAAGCGCAGTCCATGTTCAAGCCAGGCAGCCGTTGGCTGATGGAGACTTTTTATCGGCAAATGCGCAAACGCCATGCGGTCTTGTTGGACGCTAAACGGGAGCCCGAAGGTGGGCAGTGGAACTTTGACAGCGAAAACCGAAAGGCTTGGAAAGGCTTTCCCCCTGAGCCTGAAGACTTCCGGCCAAGGCACGATCACACCTTGCTTTGGGAGCAAATTCAACGAGCGGGGGTGCAAACCTTTGGCACCCCGTCGGCCCAGAGTTTCCGCTGGCCGCTAGACCGCGCAGAAGCGCTGGCGCAGTTAGAAACTTTTGCCACAGATGTGCTCCCGTACTTTGGCGATTTTCAGGATGCACTCAGCGGCAAAGCGCGGCGGCTGTTTCATTCGCTGCTCTCATTCGCGTTGAATACCAAAATGCTGTCACCACAAGAGGTCGTCGAGCGCGCTGCTCGCGCCTGGCAGGGGGGCGGGGTTCCCTTGCCTGCTGCAGAGGGTTTCATACGCCAGATCCTGGGCTGGCGTGAGTATGTCCGGGCGGTGTATTGGGCAGCGATGCCCGGCTATGAAGCGCACAACTTCTTTGACCATCAAGCGGAATTGCCTGACTGGTTCTGGACAGGCAAGACCCATATGGCGTGTGTGTCTTCGGCCATCACCCAATCCTTGGACATGGCGCACGCCCACCATATTCAGCGTTTGATGGTGATTGGTAACTTCGCGTTGCTGGCCGGTCTCAACCCCAATGCATTGCACCAGTGGTACCTGGGCATTTATATCGATGCCTTTGAATGGGTAGAACTACCCAACACGGTAGGCATGAGCCAGTTTGCGGATGGCGGCGGACTGGCCACCAAACCTTATGTGTCTAGTGCGGCGTATCTCGACCGCATGGGCGATCATTGCGCCGGTTGTCGCTACGACAAAAAGCAAAAAACCACGGCTGACGCGTGTCCGTTCAATGCCCTTTACTGGGAGTTCTACGATCGGCACACCCGACTGCTGAGCCATAACCCACGCATCGGGATGGCCTATCGGCAGCTCGAAAAGATGCAACCCGAGGAGAAAGAGGCGCTCTTCGAAAAAGCCCGGAGTCTGCGCGCCAACTTGAATGCGTTGTAGCCCTCAGGCTTGCATCAGAGCTTGTCCATCCGGCTATCAAGCGGCGTGACAAAAGAGTTGAGTTCCCAGCCGGAAGCGAGCCGGCTTTCCGGATGGCTTGCTAGGGGGCTGCTTGCGGTATCAGTCAGGTCCGGGCCCTTGCTCATCCGGCGGCGGTGAACGGCGGCATGCAAATGCTCCCGCATATTCCGGAAGCGGGTGTCGAGGGGCTTGTCTGCCGCCAGCATGGCCGCGTGTTCGCCGAGAAAAGCAGTCCTTATTTGCGTCAGGTGCGGCAGGTTGTCGGGGTCTACCACCCAGTAACGCACATCACATTGCTCCAGCAGCGAGTGTTTCAGTGTTTGATTGCTCAGCGAAAGCCCGGATGCCCCGGGTACATCGACACACCCGATCACTGTTCCATCCGGGCTACACACGGTAAACGTGCAATAAACACCGTTCAACAAGCGGTACCAGTGCGCGGCTTCTGATTGCTCGGACGGAATCGTGAAGCGGGTCACCGGCAGCTTGATCAGCACCTGTTGGTCAAACATGACTTTGGTAAGCCACAACCACACTTTGCGCTCTCTGCTGTTGACGAGGCGGCGCACTTGAAGCGGCCAGACGGACGGGATCCTGCGACGTTGTTTGGCCCGGTAGTTTTGGAGCCCGTAAACGAAGCAAACCCCTAGTAAAAGTCCGCCAAGAAAATGAAGAAACATTGCTGCGCCCTGAATGTGTGGTCTCTGGATGGACCCTTTTTCACAAAGTTTATCGGGCTTTTGCAACGGGCGCTATGGCCCACACAGACCAACGGAGGGTCTGGTCAGACTATTGACCCGCGCTTATTCGCCCGTTTTCAGGGCTGCTGGTAAAGCGCTTTGACGGCTTCCACCTGGTCTTGGAGCCGCTGCACCAATTCCGGATCGAAGTGTTTGCCTTGTTCGTGGAACACATAGTCCAAAGCCTGATGGAGATCCCAGGCCGGTTTGTAGGGGCTGGCAGATACGAGCGAGTCCAACACATCAGCCAGGGCTGCAATCCGGCCCACCAGGCTGATCTCGTTTCCTTTCAAGCCGGCCGGGTAGCCGCTTCCGTCCCACCGCTCGTGGTGTTCTTGGGCGATTTGGGCCCCCATGGCATGCAAGCGCGAGCTCGATCGGGAGAGCAAGGTGTGCCCTAGGGTCGGATGTGTTCGCATCACCGCCCATTCCTCCGCCGAAAGCGGACCGGGCTTGCCCAAAATCTGATCAGGGATACCCGCTTTGCCCACGTCATGCAGTGTCGAGGCGACCCGGATCATCTCGATCTCCGCATCGCTGCAACCACTGGCGCGGGCGAGCAGGGCCGCCAGCTCCCCCACGCGCTCTATGTGGCGGGCGCTCTCTGTGCCCCGGCGCTCAATGGCGCCACCCAAGGTGGCGATCGTGTCCCGTTGGGTGCTTTGGGTTTCTTCCCGCAGCAGCAGGCTGTCGTAAGTGCTGGCTACATTGCGTGAAAAGAGTTCGAGCAGTTCGCGCGCCTGACTAGTGATCGGCTCCGGAAACTCCATGTAAATCAAGCTCTCGCTGCCTGCCTTGGTTCGAAAGTAGCCTGCGTAATAGCGCTCACCATGGCGGCTCACTTTTTCGCCCAGCGACTGCAATATGGCTGTTTTTACGACTTCTGGCAGGTTTTCTACTTCATCTTCCAGCATCAGCTCTGAAAATGCATCTGTTGCTGCGAGTACCTTCAGCTTGCCATGCCCTGCGTTGGCGGTGTAGGCCGACAAGCGACTGGCGCACAAGCCTTCGCCCTGCAGATCCAAAAGGTGGTTTAACTGCGAAAGAACGGCAGATGCGAAGCTGCGCAAATTGTGGGAGTCGCCCACCTCGCTGATGGCTTCTATCGACCGCACCAAGCCCCTTCGTGCATTTTCAAGTCGCATCAAGTCCCGATAAGCCCTTAAACCCGCGTAAAAGACAGTAATCAACTTGCGACGGGTTAGGTCGGTTTTTTCTTTGTAGTCGTTGATGTCGTAATCGCGGATGACCTGTTCTTCGGGGGCCTGGCCGGGTTGACCGGTGCGCAGCACGATGCGCACATTCAGGTTGCCCAAGTCCTCGCGAATGTATTTGGCGAGGTCCAGGCCTGCGTGCTCAGACTCCATCACCACATCCAGCAAGATCAGGGCAATATCGTTGCGCTGGCCCAGCAAGGTGCGGGCTTCGGCGGCGCTGTAGCAATGGGTGAATTCCAGCCGTCGTCCATCCATTTCGAAATCGGACATGACCAGCTTGGTGACCTCGTGAACCGCAGGTTCATCGTCCACCACCAGAACCTGCCAAGGCTTGGCTGTGTGGCTGTGCGTCTGCTCTGCCTCTTGTTCATCGCTGAAAACCAAATCATCTGTCATGACACAGGTCCCGGTTGGAATCGAATCACAGCAGTCTACTGGAAGTGACTGCGATACTACGTCTATGCAGTTACAGGAAATACTCTATACCCAAGGGTTTGGCACCCGCCGTGTGTGTGCTGGTTTGGTCCAACAAGGCTTTGTGCAGGTTTATATGCCGGAACAAGGCCTGGCTCCCGTCACCATTACGCAAGCAGCTATGGAATTTGTAGCGGAAGGGTTGCGCTTCCGGGTGCAGGGCGTCGACTGGCCCTACGCTGAACGCGCCTATTTGATACTCGACAAGCCGGCCGGCACCGAGTGCTCGCAAAAGCCCTCGACCTACCCCAGCATTTACACCTTGCTCCCCAGTCCGCTGCGCTTGCGGCCGCAAAAGGCAGCGGTGCAGGGCGTTCAGGCCGTGGGTCGGCTGGATCAAGACACTACCGGCATGCTTTTATTGACCGACGATGGCAAATTCATTCACCGGATGAGTTCACCCAAGCACCATGTCCCCAAGGTGTATGAAGTGACGGTCAAGCATCCGCTCGATGAAAAGCAGGTCAGCAAGCTTTTGAGTGGTGTGGTGCTGGATGACGACCCCAAGCCCGTCCGAGCTGCCGCTTGCGAAGCGGTTAGTGAATTCCATCTGCGCATGACCCTCACCGAGGGCAAATACCACCAAGTGAAGCGCATGGTGGCCGCTGTCAGCAATCGGGTGGAGGGCTTGCATCGCTCCAGCATCGGCAGCGTGTCGCTGCCTGCGGACTTGCCCCCCGGCGGCTGGCGTTGGCTCAATGCCGACGAAATCGTGGCAGTGCAAACCAAGGTGTGATGCGATGAACGCCGTCCTTGATGCTTTCTGGCGTTCCGTGGCTTATTGCCTGCACCCCAAAGTCATCTTGTGGTCGTTTCTGCCACTGGTCTTGATGGTGGGGGTGACGGCCGGGCTGGGGTATTTTTACCTTGACAGCCTGCTCAGCCAAGTGAACCTGCTGTTGGAGTCGATGGACTGGCTGCAAATGCTGTGGTCGTGGCTCGAATCCATGGGCGCCGGAAAGCTCAAGACCGTGTTGGTTCCGCTGCTGGTGATTCTGGTGCTTACGCCGCTCGTCGTGGTCGCCTGCTTATTGGTGGTGGCCACCTTGATGACCCCCATGCTGGTGCGCCTGGTCGCTCAGCGCCGCTTCCCCTTGCTCGACAAGCAAGGCTCCGGCTCTTTTCTGTTAAGCGCCGGATGGGCACTGGGCTCGACAGTGGCTGCATTGTTCGCCTTGGTGGTGTCGCTGCCACTGTGGTTGATTCCGCCGCTTGTGCTGATCATTCCACCCTTGATTTGGGGTTGGTTAACTTACAGGGTCATGGCTTTTGATGCGTTGTCCGACTTTGCCTCTCGTGCTGAGCGGCAAGAGCTATTCAAACGCTATCGCTGGCCTTTGCTGGCGATGGGCGTATTCGCAGGCTATCTCGGTGCGGCCCCTAGTCTGGTCTGGTCATTCGGGTTTGTCGCGGTCGCTTTGGCCCCTATTTTGGTTCCGGTGTCGATTTGGCTCTACACCCTGCTGTTCGCCTTTTCGTCGCTGTGGTTCACCCATTTCGGTCTGAAGGCCTTGCAATATTTGCGTGCAGAGCAAGCGGCTGCAACCAAGGTGCCAGACATGCCGCTGAATGTGGTTGACGTGGAGATCTTATGAAGTTTGGCGCGATCATCATTGGGGATGAAATTCTTTCCGGCAAACGTGCTGACAAGCACTTGGCCAAAATCATTGAATTGCTGGGTGCCCGTGGCATCCGATTGGCTTACGCGCATTACGTTGGCGATGATCCGCAGCGTATTACAGCGACGCTGCGTGAGGCCTTCGCTTCGGGCGATACCGTCTTTTCCTTCGGTGGCATTGGCGCCACGCCCGACGATCACACCCGGCAATGCGCTGCATTGGCGTCCGGCAAAGCCTTGGTGCTCAGTGACGCCGCACGGGATTTGATCCAAGAGCGCATCTTGGACGTTGCCCGCGAGCAAGGCCTGCCCTATGAGCCCGAGCGCCCAGACAATGTGCACCGCTTGCAGATGGGCATGTTCCCGGAGGGCGCCGCTTTGATACCCAATCCGTACAACAAAATTCCGGGTTTCAGTTA from Rhodoferax potami includes these protein-coding regions:
- a CDS encoding 16S rRNA pseudouridine(516) synthase; protein product: MQLQEILYTQGFGTRRVCAGLVQQGFVQVYMPEQGLAPVTITQAAMEFVAEGLRFRVQGVDWPYAERAYLILDKPAGTECSQKPSTYPSIYTLLPSPLRLRPQKAAVQGVQAVGRLDQDTTGMLLLTDDGKFIHRMSSPKHHVPKVYEVTVKHPLDEKQVSKLLSGVVLDDDPKPVRAAACEAVSEFHLRMTLTEGKYHQVKRMVAAVSNRVEGLHRSSIGSVSLPADLPPGGWRWLNADEIVAVQTKV
- a CDS encoding competence/damage-inducible protein A: MKFGAIIIGDEILSGKRADKHLAKIIELLGARGIRLAYAHYVGDDPQRITATLREAFASGDTVFSFGGIGATPDDHTRQCAALASGKALVLSDAARDLIQERILDVAREQGLPYEPERPDNVHRLQMGMFPEGAALIPNPYNKIPGFSYPGVGQGRVHFVPGFPVMAWPMVEWVLDSQCAQWFQQDVWREQSVIVFGAMESMLTPLMEQLERSHPVKVFSLPSVDHPQYGRHIELGVKGDPTVMAAAYADLLAGLKALDMSLGPELVR
- a CDS encoding DASH family cryptochrome; this encodes MTPSVPLVYWFRSDLRLRDNPAWVQACALNQQLLAVVFEPHIASTEQRWGCLQPGAHRLAWWHANVRALQLELAQHGVTLLVLRGKAVEVLQTVANKVGAVAIHCEEIAAPYERAEVQALQHAGFEVHPHWGSTLFEEQQLPFAVDELPAVFSQFRNLVERARTPVPVPVPLAAPQHVHGFSIASETAASFAPWAARPPAEQLCMDARSAFIWGGETGSAVRAGNAGAHAYLDAYFSSDRVAQYKATRNGLIGMAYSSKWSPWLAVGAVSAREIWEALRTYEQRQGANDGSYWLWFELLWREYFRWLHKQYGDALYRRRGLSEIARPVVATKHQRTFAHWTQGRTGCELVDAGMRELAESGYSSNRMRQILASYWIYDLSGDWRAGAAWFEANLLDYDVYSNQGNWLYIAGLGTDPRGGRRFNVAKQTADHDADGQYRNLWSASP
- a CDS encoding DUF3369 domain-containing protein; its protein translation is MTDDLVFSDEQEAEQTHSHTAKPWQVLVVDDEPAVHEVTKLVMSDFEMDGRRLEFTHCYSAAEARTLLGQRNDIALILLDVVMESEHAGLDLAKYIREDLGNLNVRIVLRTGQPGQAPEEQVIRDYDINDYKEKTDLTRRKLITVFYAGLRAYRDLMRLENARRGLVRSIEAISEVGDSHNLRSFASAVLSQLNHLLDLQGEGLCASRLSAYTANAGHGKLKVLAATDAFSELMLEDEVENLPEVVKTAILQSLGEKVSRHGERYYAGYFRTKAGSESLIYMEFPEPITSQARELLELFSRNVASTYDSLLLREETQSTQRDTIATLGGAIERRGTESARHIERVGELAALLARASGCSDAEIEMIRVASTLHDVGKAGIPDQILGKPGPLSAEEWAVMRTHPTLGHTLLSRSSSRLHAMGAQIAQEHHERWDGSGYPAGLKGNEISLVGRIAALADVLDSLVSASPYKPAWDLHQALDYVFHEQGKHFDPELVQRLQDQVEAVKALYQQP
- a CDS encoding EI24 domain-containing protein encodes the protein MNAVLDAFWRSVAYCLHPKVILWSFLPLVLMVGVTAGLGYFYLDSLLSQVNLLLESMDWLQMLWSWLESMGAGKLKTVLVPLLVILVLTPLVVVACLLVVATLMTPMLVRLVAQRRFPLLDKQGSGSFLLSAGWALGSTVAALFALVVSLPLWLIPPLVLIIPPLIWGWLTYRVMAFDALSDFASRAERQELFKRYRWPLLAMGVFAGYLGAAPSLVWSFGFVAVALAPILVPVSIWLYTLLFAFSSLWFTHFGLKALQYLRAEQAAATKVPDMPLNVVDVEIL
- a CDS encoding DUF2256 domain-containing protein, coding for MRKKSDLPSKQCATCGLPFQWRKKWEKVWAEVKYCSERCKRGGR
- a CDS encoding cryptochrome/photolyase family protein, with the translated sequence MMQNTEVTHTVRLILGDQLNPLHSWFSDTDPQTLYLMMEMRQETDYVRHHAQKVIAIFAAMRAFATALRERGHRVHYLQINEADSQLPMVESLDAVMARTGASVLEYQEPDEWRLDALLKEHLAQAEASGSYSGRMVGSEHFYTERHQAQSMFKPGSRWLMETFYRQMRKRHAVLLDAKREPEGGQWNFDSENRKAWKGFPPEPEDFRPRHDHTLLWEQIQRAGVQTFGTPSAQSFRWPLDRAEALAQLETFATDVLPYFGDFQDALSGKARRLFHSLLSFALNTKMLSPQEVVERAARAWQGGGVPLPAAEGFIRQILGWREYVRAVYWAAMPGYEAHNFFDHQAELPDWFWTGKTHMACVSSAITQSLDMAHAHHIQRLMVIGNFALLAGLNPNALHQWYLGIYIDAFEWVELPNTVGMSQFADGGGLATKPYVSSAAYLDRMGDHCAGCRYDKKQKTTADACPFNALYWEFYDRHTRLLSHNPRIGMAYRQLEKMQPEEKEALFEKARSLRANLNAL
- a CDS encoding cryptochrome/deoxyribodipyrimidine photo-lyase family protein; protein product: MSYSVVWFKKDLRLHDHAALQQALATGPVLCVFCVEPHLWRQADASTQHYRFVIECLRDLWSELRSVGLKLHVVTADAPDFLARLFAASPFIRLYSHQETGNGASFQRDIAVARWCRANGVAWHEVPQFGVQRGSANRDAWSRHWHGHMSLPQSTLPTASAHATVPLPWVEPPPPDALTLNLQQPDKPRRQAGGRAIGLQVLRSFIADRSRQYRGGISSPLRAVDACSRLSPYLTWGCLSVREVWQAVQYRRASEAPPAPKHLAGLNAFGSRLHWHCHFIQKLESEPGIEFHNMHRGYDGLRESEHKPEHFAALVSGRTGWPLVDACVAMLRETGWVNFRMRAMLVSVAAYPLWLHWRPVGEWLATEFLDYEPGIHWSQMQMQSGTTGINTARIYNPIKQARDQDPEGRFVREWLPAMRKVPDTWLFEPWRMPAEMQLRCGLRVGGPDADIPTPLVDLERATRLAKIRLFALRAQPEVKAAKAAIVRQHGSRTFVRKRAGKAPPVAVPAQLELL